The Hymenobacter sp. DG01 genome has a segment encoding these proteins:
- a CDS encoding peptidylprolyl isomerase, with product MHKRILLASTAAAAFLAGCQASKPTTKAQSPTLETLGTTEVPASEFAYVYRKNNSSAPEYGTRASVQEYLDLYTNFKLKVLEAEQRGLDTTQAFRRELEGYKQQLAQPYLTEKSVTDKLVHEAYDRLSKEVSAAHILVRLQPDAAPKDTLAAYQKIMALRQRVTSGEDFSRVARDLSEDPSARENGGKLGYFTAMQMVYPFESVAYATPAGQVSQPVRTRFGYHIIKVNDVRPAQGEIKVAHLMIRATPGMPAADSATARKKVDELYNRLARRGESWEKLVAQFSEDAGSAANGGELPPFGTGRMIPSFEEVAFKLQKPGEISQPVQTPYGWHIIKLLEKQPVPSFEAMEPTLKSKVAKDSRSELNRAAFLKRVRTENNFTENQAGKEYAFSKADTALVGGRFAYTAPAAATPAKGKKATGDAQTLFTIGGKPYLVSEFLTFAQQNQKPRPGADARFAMQQLYDQYVDQSLTEYEKANLETKYEDYRMLVKEYRDGILLFQLMDEKVWSKAIEDTVGLRQFFQQNQAKYQWEPRVQATVISAATPELLAQAQQLQKSGRYPLRSGVPGPVAFRTNSAELPATVPALDELAARISVDASLTLRVIGRVKRGESAALARRRAERAVAYIGSKGIAAGTIRAVADTKPSAAQVAFELTTTNSAALEESLNIQNPLAVQVQQRTFQKGENKALDQFLTRGPGSYTTQQDGRYYLVQIEGQLPAGPKSLNEARGQATSDYQNYLEKEWLSQLRAKYPVKVNQAEVDKLVTK from the coding sequence ATGCATAAACGCATTCTGCTTGCCAGCACCGCCGCGGCCGCTTTCCTGGCCGGGTGCCAGGCCTCTAAACCAACTACCAAGGCCCAGTCGCCTACCCTGGAAACGCTGGGCACCACGGAAGTTCCTGCCTCAGAATTTGCCTACGTGTACCGCAAAAACAACAGCTCGGCTCCGGAATACGGCACTCGGGCCAGTGTGCAGGAATACCTCGACCTCTATACCAACTTCAAGTTGAAAGTGCTGGAGGCCGAGCAACGCGGCCTCGATACTACTCAGGCATTTCGGCGGGAGCTGGAGGGCTATAAGCAGCAGCTGGCCCAGCCCTACCTCACGGAGAAAAGCGTAACCGACAAGCTGGTGCACGAGGCTTACGACCGTCTGAGCAAAGAAGTAAGCGCGGCCCACATTCTGGTGCGCTTGCAGCCCGACGCCGCGCCCAAAGACACGCTGGCCGCCTACCAGAAAATTATGGCCCTGCGCCAGCGCGTGACCAGCGGCGAAGACTTTAGCCGGGTAGCCCGCGACTTGTCCGAGGACCCCTCGGCCCGTGAAAACGGCGGCAAGCTGGGCTACTTCACGGCCATGCAGATGGTGTATCCGTTTGAGTCGGTAGCCTACGCTACGCCCGCGGGCCAGGTATCACAGCCGGTGCGTACGCGCTTCGGCTACCACATCATTAAGGTCAATGACGTGCGCCCGGCGCAGGGTGAAATCAAGGTAGCTCACCTCATGATTCGGGCTACGCCCGGCATGCCCGCCGCCGACTCGGCTACGGCCCGTAAGAAGGTAGATGAGCTCTACAACCGCCTGGCCCGCCGCGGCGAGAGCTGGGAGAAACTGGTGGCTCAGTTTTCGGAAGATGCCGGCTCGGCGGCTAACGGCGGCGAGCTGCCGCCCTTCGGCACCGGCCGTATGATTCCTTCGTTCGAGGAAGTAGCCTTTAAGCTGCAGAAGCCCGGCGAGATTTCGCAACCTGTCCAGACGCCCTACGGCTGGCACATCATTAAGCTGCTGGAAAAGCAGCCCGTGCCTTCCTTCGAGGCCATGGAGCCGACCCTCAAAAGCAAGGTCGCCAAGGACTCCCGCTCGGAGCTGAACCGCGCCGCCTTCCTCAAGCGCGTGCGCACCGAAAACAACTTCACCGAAAACCAGGCCGGCAAAGAATACGCCTTTTCCAAGGCTGATACGGCCCTGGTAGGCGGCCGCTTTGCTTACACCGCTCCGGCTGCGGCTACCCCCGCCAAAGGCAAAAAGGCTACCGGTGATGCTCAGACCCTGTTTACCATTGGTGGCAAGCCCTACCTGGTGTCCGAGTTCCTGACGTTTGCCCAGCAAAACCAGAAGCCCCGCCCCGGCGCCGATGCCCGCTTTGCCATGCAGCAGCTCTACGACCAGTACGTGGACCAGAGCCTGACCGAGTACGAAAAGGCCAATCTGGAAACCAAGTACGAGGACTACCGCATGCTGGTGAAAGAGTACCGCGACGGAATTCTGCTGTTCCAGCTCATGGATGAAAAAGTGTGGAGCAAGGCCATTGAGGACACGGTAGGGCTCCGGCAGTTTTTCCAGCAAAACCAGGCCAAGTATCAGTGGGAGCCCCGGGTACAGGCCACCGTTATCAGCGCGGCTACCCCCGAGCTGCTGGCCCAGGCGCAGCAACTGCAAAAATCGGGGCGCTATCCCCTGCGGAGCGGCGTACCGGGCCCGGTAGCTTTCCGAACCAACTCCGCCGAGCTGCCGGCTACCGTGCCCGCCCTCGATGAGCTGGCCGCCCGTATCAGCGTGGATGCATCCCTGACGCTGCGGGTAATTGGCCGCGTAAAGCGGGGCGAGTCGGCAGCACTGGCCCGCCGCCGTGCCGAGCGCGCCGTGGCCTACATTGGCAGCAAAGGTATAGCCGCCGGCACCATCCGCGCCGTGGCCGATACCAAGCCCAGCGCCGCCCAGGTCGCCTTCGAGCTGACTACCACCAATTCCGCTGCGCTGGAAGAATCATTGAACATCCAGAACCCACTAGCCGTGCAGGTACAGCAGCGCACCTTTCAGAAAGGTGAAAACAAGGCCCTGGATCAGTTCCTGACCCGCGGCCCCGGCTCCTACACCACCCAGCAGGACGGCCGCTACTACCTCGTACAGATTGAAGGTCAGCTCCCGGCCGGCCCCAAATCCCTGAACGAGGCCCGCGGCCAGGCTACCTCCGACTATCAGAACTATCTGGAAAAGGAGTGGCTCAGCCAGCTGCGCGCCAAGTATCCCGTCAAGGTTAACCAAGCCGAAGTGGATAAGCTGGTAACCAAATAA
- a CDS encoding ATP-binding protein, whose protein sequence is MEHAIRISCTRRNLKVVRDFVSDFLLRYHLTDLLVNQIVLAVDEVVANLIIHGNGEDESQFLDVRARVLNQEFGIEIEDTNLTSYSPTSYHEPDLQEYVRIGKKGGVGMMLVNRIMDRVEFTTNGGHNLCRLYKKIG, encoded by the coding sequence ATGGAACACGCAATCCGAATCAGCTGCACACGCCGCAACCTTAAGGTGGTGCGCGACTTCGTGAGCGACTTTTTACTACGCTACCACCTCACCGACCTGCTGGTAAATCAAATTGTATTGGCCGTAGATGAGGTAGTAGCCAACCTGATTATTCATGGCAACGGCGAAGACGAATCCCAGTTTCTGGATGTGCGTGCCCGGGTTCTGAATCAGGAGTTTGGCATCGAAATCGAGGATACAAATTTAACCTCCTACTCGCCGACCAGCTACCACGAGCCTGATTTACAGGAGTATGTGCGCATTGGCAAGAAGGGCGGGGTAGGCATGATGCTGGTCAACCGGATTATGGACCGGGTGGAGTTTACCACCAACGGGGGCCATAACCTGTGCCGGCTGTACAAGAAAATAGGCTGA
- a CDS encoding STAS domain-containing protein — protein MKITQQSTENTLTLSLDGELDASSSVVLDTELSKPEILHNHKVLVNCQKLNYISSAGLGVFISHLQRFQDAGVKLVFFNMQEKVHNVFEILGLDSLMTIVPSEAEATAI, from the coding sequence ATGAAAATAACTCAACAATCAACCGAAAATACTCTCACCCTGAGCCTGGACGGAGAACTGGACGCCAGCTCATCGGTAGTGCTTGATACGGAGCTGAGTAAGCCGGAAATCCTGCACAATCATAAAGTACTGGTTAACTGCCAGAAGCTCAACTATATTTCCTCCGCCGGGCTGGGCGTTTTCATCTCGCACCTGCAACGTTTTCAGGACGCGGGCGTGAAGCTGGTATTTTTCAACATGCAGGAGAAAGTCCACAACGTATTTGAGATTTTGGGCCTCGACTCGCTGATGACCATTGTGCCATCGGAGGCCGAAGCCACTGCTATTTAG
- a CDS encoding SpoIIE family protein phosphatase yields the protein MLFARKRNTLLLPLSVLSWLGLLACTLLYAHPDLLGPRVELPGWLLLLMQALFTASVFIQESISPDRLRGLDFVGLLRRLVLGPGLVATVFVGLHLLLQLVVGSPPAGSVFHTVLHTLNTGLFVILLARTNYAWRSLVLFRSSDQLRRLWFCFEALLGATLLFRLFTWTPPYGLGSALLGVMAVFGAYISSHQKWVAYLSRRQKLEAVLLQLAVLLTMGAFVFYFLRTPHYPRLLALATQHTFLTLNAFFAGFYALMGLLVTFFNMPTGRVFEQKREEILNLQRLTQLIQRGQTPQEVYQVFFDSAVQTVNADAAWLSVETTSDEEYSGQYYHILPEQAQAICHLLADYNLGHIEYLNNDLLNSSGFRGLGLPFGSLIVMPLRSNKRQYGALYMLKEPSQSFDRENLSILQTFASQTVLSIENLQLVQASLDTQRVQDELKIASAVQDSLIPKNLPIDNWFEISSHALAATEVGGDFYDFLHLPGRRLAVLIGDVSGKGVTAAFHVAQMKGIFHALMQENPLARNEREKFPVPSKFMAQANNALARCLEKAAFITASLYIIDYEHGGFVFARAGHCHTLYYHSIKEEVSYFHTAGLGLGIIRNDGYEKHIKNQFYDYNPGDVMVIYTDGIIEARGADQEEYGEERLKQMLERTYYLDADEIKEQILADLNEFSRGQPMHDDQTLLVIKFKASQPEPSL from the coding sequence ATGTTATTTGCCCGGAAGCGAAACACCCTTCTGCTACCCTTATCTGTTCTGAGCTGGCTGGGGCTATTGGCTTGCACGCTACTATACGCACATCCGGACCTGCTGGGGCCCCGGGTTGAGTTGCCGGGCTGGCTGCTACTGCTCATGCAGGCGCTGTTCACGGCCTCCGTCTTTATTCAGGAAAGCATTTCCCCCGACCGGCTGCGGGGCCTCGATTTCGTGGGGCTGTTGCGCCGCTTGGTACTAGGCCCTGGCTTGGTGGCTACGGTGTTTGTGGGGCTGCACCTGCTGCTGCAGCTGGTGGTAGGCAGTCCGCCCGCCGGCTCAGTCTTTCACACGGTGCTGCACACCCTGAACACCGGCCTGTTTGTGATACTACTGGCGCGCACCAACTATGCGTGGCGCTCCCTGGTGCTGTTCCGCTCCTCTGATCAGCTACGGCGGCTGTGGTTTTGCTTTGAGGCCCTGCTGGGCGCCACCCTGCTGTTCCGTTTGTTTACCTGGACGCCGCCCTACGGCCTGGGCTCGGCCCTGTTGGGCGTGATGGCGGTCTTTGGTGCCTACATCAGCAGCCACCAGAAATGGGTAGCCTACCTTAGCCGCCGGCAGAAGCTGGAAGCGGTGCTGTTGCAGCTGGCTGTTCTCCTGACCATGGGGGCGTTTGTCTTTTACTTCCTGCGCACTCCGCACTACCCCAGGCTGCTGGCCCTAGCCACTCAGCATACTTTCCTGACACTGAACGCCTTCTTTGCCGGATTCTATGCCCTAATGGGGTTGCTGGTAACCTTTTTCAACATGCCCACGGGTAGGGTATTCGAGCAGAAGCGGGAGGAAATTCTTAATCTGCAGCGCCTGACCCAGCTTATCCAGCGCGGCCAGACCCCGCAGGAAGTGTACCAGGTGTTCTTCGACTCAGCGGTGCAGACAGTGAATGCTGATGCCGCTTGGCTTTCGGTGGAAACCACCTCCGACGAGGAATACTCCGGCCAGTACTATCACATTCTGCCTGAGCAGGCGCAGGCCATCTGCCACCTGCTGGCCGATTACAACCTGGGTCATATTGAATACCTCAACAATGACCTGCTTAATAGCAGCGGCTTCCGGGGCCTGGGCCTGCCCTTCGGCTCCCTGATTGTAATGCCGCTGCGCTCTAACAAGCGCCAGTACGGGGCCCTGTACATGCTCAAAGAGCCCAGCCAGAGCTTTGACCGGGAAAACCTAAGCATCCTGCAAACCTTCGCCAGCCAAACGGTACTCAGCATCGAAAACCTGCAGCTGGTTCAGGCCTCCCTGGATACCCAGCGGGTGCAGGACGAGCTCAAGATTGCCTCGGCGGTGCAGGACAGCCTGATTCCGAAAAATCTGCCTATCGACAACTGGTTTGAAATCAGCTCCCACGCCCTGGCGGCCACGGAAGTAGGTGGCGACTTCTACGATTTCCTGCACCTGCCGGGCCGCCGCCTGGCCGTGCTCATCGGCGACGTGTCGGGTAAGGGCGTGACAGCCGCCTTCCACGTGGCCCAGATGAAAGGCATCTTTCATGCCCTGATGCAGGAGAACCCCCTGGCCCGTAACGAGCGGGAAAAGTTTCCGGTGCCCAGCAAGTTTATGGCTCAGGCCAACAATGCCCTGGCCCGCTGCCTGGAGAAAGCAGCCTTCATCACCGCCTCCCTCTACATCATTGACTATGAGCATGGGGGCTTTGTATTTGCGCGCGCCGGGCACTGCCACACCTTATACTATCACTCCATTAAAGAGGAAGTATCCTACTTCCATACGGCGGGCCTGGGCCTGGGCATTATCCGGAACGATGGCTACGAAAAGCACATCAAAAACCAGTTCTACGACTATAACCCCGGCGACGTAATGGTGATTTACACCGACGGGATTATAGAGGCCCGTGGCGCCGATCAGGAAGAGTACGGCGAAGAACGCCTTAAGCAGATGCTGGAGCGCACCTACTACCTGGACGCCGACGAAATAAAGGAGCAGATTCTGGCCGACTTAAACGAGTTCAGCCGAGGCCAGCCCATGCACGACGACCAGACCCTGCTGGTCATAAAATTCAAAGCGTCCCAACCCGAACCCAGCCTTTAA
- the guaB gene encoding IMP dehydrogenase, whose amino-acid sequence MADYAAKIAFEALTYDDVLLLPGYSEVLPRDADPSSQLTRNIRLKLPFVSAAMDTVTEAEMAIAMAQEGGIGIIHKNMSIRAQAELVRRVKRSESGMILDPFTLEETATLADAKKLMRSNNIGGIPIVDGDRRLKGILTNRDLRFEKDMTRSVADVMTRDNLVTANAGTDQALAEDILQDSKVEKLPVVDTEGRLVGLITYKDIRKRRRTPNACKDEFGRLRVGAAVGVTADLIDRIAALVEAGVDVVSVDTAHGHSKGVLDAVRSIKQQFPKLEVIAGNVATAEGARALADAGADAVKVGVGPGSICTTRIIAGIGVPQLSAVLEAARGLEGTGVPLIADGGIKYSGDVVKALAAGAGTIMIGSLLAGTEEAPGEVTLFEGRKYKSYRGMGSVEAMEEGSKDRYFQDAEDDVKKLVPEGIVGRVPYKGLAAEVLYQLAGGLRAGMGYCGAATIEALQSARFVRITGAGLRESHPHDVQITREAPNYSSR is encoded by the coding sequence ATGGCCGACTACGCTGCCAAAATTGCCTTCGAGGCGCTTACCTACGACGACGTCCTGCTACTGCCCGGTTACTCGGAAGTACTGCCCCGCGACGCCGACCCCAGCTCCCAGCTCACCCGCAACATCCGGCTTAAGCTCCCCTTCGTTTCGGCGGCTATGGATACCGTAACCGAAGCCGAAATGGCCATTGCCATGGCCCAGGAAGGCGGCATCGGCATTATTCACAAGAACATGAGCATCCGGGCCCAGGCCGAACTGGTGCGCCGCGTGAAACGCTCGGAAAGCGGGATGATTCTGGACCCGTTTACCCTGGAGGAAACCGCTACCCTCGCCGATGCTAAAAAGCTGATGCGCAGCAACAACATCGGCGGTATTCCGATTGTGGACGGCGACCGGCGCCTCAAGGGCATCCTGACCAACCGCGACCTGCGCTTCGAGAAGGACATGACCCGCTCCGTAGCCGACGTCATGACCCGCGACAACCTGGTAACGGCCAACGCCGGCACCGACCAGGCCCTGGCCGAAGACATCCTGCAGGACTCGAAAGTTGAAAAGCTGCCGGTGGTGGATACTGAAGGCCGCCTGGTAGGCCTTATCACCTACAAAGACATCCGGAAGCGCCGCCGCACCCCCAACGCCTGCAAAGACGAGTTCGGCCGCCTGCGCGTGGGGGCCGCCGTAGGCGTCACGGCCGACCTGATAGACCGCATTGCCGCCCTGGTAGAAGCCGGGGTGGACGTAGTAAGCGTAGATACGGCCCACGGCCATAGCAAAGGTGTGCTGGACGCCGTGCGCAGCATCAAGCAGCAATTTCCGAAGCTGGAGGTTATTGCCGGCAACGTAGCCACCGCCGAGGGCGCCCGCGCCTTGGCCGATGCTGGCGCCGACGCCGTGAAAGTAGGTGTGGGCCCCGGCTCTATCTGCACTACCCGCATTATTGCCGGTATTGGCGTACCCCAGCTTTCGGCTGTGCTGGAAGCTGCTCGCGGCCTGGAAGGAACCGGCGTACCCCTCATTGCCGATGGGGGCATTAAATACTCCGGCGACGTAGTCAAGGCCCTGGCGGCCGGCGCCGGCACCATCATGATTGGCTCCTTGCTGGCTGGCACCGAGGAAGCCCCCGGCGAGGTAACTCTGTTCGAGGGCCGCAAATATAAAAGCTACCGGGGCATGGGTTCGGTGGAGGCCATGGAAGAAGGCTCCAAGGACCGGTACTTCCAGGATGCTGAAGACGATGTGAAGAAACTGGTGCCCGAGGGCATTGTGGGCCGGGTGCCTTACAAGGGTCTGGCGGCCGAGGTTCTTTACCAGCTGGCCGGCGGTCTGCGGGCCGGCATGGGCTACTGCGGGGCTGCTACCATCGAGGCGCTGCAATCGGCCCGTTTCGTGCGCATCACCGGGGCCGGCCTGCGCGAGTCGCACCCCCACGACGTGCAGATTACCCGCGAAGCTCCGAACTACAGCAGCCGCTAA
- a CDS encoding oxidoreductase: MATTKTWFITGVSTGFGKELAEYCLRQGDKVAATFRKQEQADEFTQKASGEGHGFVCDVVDEQQVKAAVQAAIAHFGQLDVIVNNAGYGSLGSIEEIDEAEVQRQFDVNVFGPLRVLRAVLPHLRERKSGHILNITSIGGLKTFPGVGVYNASKFALEALGESLAQQVGPLGIKVTNIEPSGFRTDWAGRSASFVDTAIEDYRATVGENLKGIQSYSGRQPGDPQRAAKIMYDLVRQENPPLHLPLGKAAVKGAREKFTNLVKELEQVADLGDSADYPAGE; this comes from the coding sequence ATGGCAACCACGAAAACCTGGTTTATTACCGGCGTCAGCACCGGATTTGGCAAAGAGCTGGCCGAATACTGCCTCCGCCAAGGCGACAAAGTAGCGGCCACGTTTCGCAAGCAGGAGCAGGCCGATGAATTCACGCAGAAGGCAAGCGGCGAAGGCCACGGCTTTGTGTGCGACGTGGTGGACGAGCAGCAGGTGAAAGCCGCCGTGCAGGCCGCCATTGCGCATTTTGGTCAGCTCGATGTTATTGTAAACAACGCCGGCTATGGCTCCCTGGGCAGCATCGAGGAAATTGATGAGGCCGAAGTGCAGCGCCAGTTTGATGTGAACGTGTTCGGGCCGTTGCGGGTGCTGCGGGCAGTGCTGCCCCACCTGCGCGAGCGGAAAAGTGGCCACATCCTCAACATCACCAGCATCGGAGGGCTCAAGACGTTTCCGGGGGTAGGGGTGTACAATGCCAGCAAGTTTGCCCTCGAAGCCCTGGGCGAAAGCCTGGCCCAGCAGGTAGGGCCGCTCGGTATCAAGGTTACCAACATCGAGCCCAGTGGCTTCCGCACCGATTGGGCCGGCCGCTCCGCTTCCTTCGTGGATACGGCCATTGAGGACTACCGCGCTACCGTGGGCGAGAACCTGAAAGGCATTCAGAGCTACAGCGGCCGCCAGCCCGGCGACCCGCAGCGTGCCGCCAAAATCATGTACGATTTGGTGCGCCAGGAAAACCCGCCCCTGCACCTGCCCCTGGGCAAAGCCGCCGTGAAAGGTGCCCGCGAGAAGTTTACCAACCTGGTGAAAGAGCTGGAGCAGGTAGCCGACCTCGGTGACTCAGCTGATTATCCGGCCGGCGAGTAA
- a CDS encoding DUF2490 domain-containing protein — MQTATLLTRGLLLPSLLLLLLHPGAAQQLRPGTSPPPTRPGTRNAWLLFFSDSRLSRRWGLHAEAQLIRARTSELDGQNVVRLGVNYHAAPALVLSGGYAHSRSYLEAGLTSPISAPEHRLYQQVQLQDNKSRVKFQHRYRLEQRWVQLMPAHSYTYLNRMRYQLRLALPLMGRELAPGVPFAVASDELFLGFGRHETNSFIKQNRAYAGLGYQISKAASVEVGYLNQLVQLRQENRYEVSENVQLSLSFHPDFRRAAPQAPSPALD; from the coding sequence ATGCAGACAGCTACCCTCCTGACGCGGGGCCTGCTGCTGCCGAGCCTGTTGCTGCTGTTGTTGCACCCGGGCGCGGCCCAGCAGCTTCGTCCCGGCACCTCACCGCCCCCTACCCGCCCCGGCACCCGCAACGCGTGGCTGCTGTTTTTCAGCGACTCGCGCCTGAGCCGACGCTGGGGCCTGCACGCTGAGGCCCAGCTGATCCGGGCCCGCACCTCGGAGCTGGATGGGCAGAACGTGGTGCGCCTGGGAGTAAACTACCACGCGGCCCCGGCGCTGGTGCTGTCGGGAGGGTATGCCCACTCCCGCTCCTATCTGGAGGCCGGCCTGACTTCTCCCATCAGCGCCCCCGAGCACCGCCTCTACCAGCAGGTGCAGCTGCAGGACAACAAGAGCCGGGTGAAGTTTCAGCACCGCTACCGGCTGGAGCAACGCTGGGTGCAACTCATGCCCGCTCACTCCTACACTTATCTGAACCGCATGCGCTATCAGCTGCGGCTGGCCTTGCCCCTGATGGGCCGGGAGTTGGCTCCCGGCGTGCCATTTGCGGTGGCTTCGGATGAACTGTTTCTCGGCTTCGGCCGCCACGAAACCAACAGCTTTATCAAGCAGAACCGGGCTTACGCGGGCCTGGGCTACCAGATCAGCAAGGCGGCCTCGGTGGAGGTCGGCTACCTGAACCAGCTGGTGCAGCTGCGCCAGGAAAACCGGTACGAGGTCAGCGAGAACGTGCAGCTCAGCCTGTCCTTTCACCCCGATTTCCGGCGGGCCGCGCCTCAGGCCCCCTCCCCCGCCCTGGACTAG